One genomic region from Panthera tigris isolate Pti1 chromosome D1, P.tigris_Pti1_mat1.1, whole genome shotgun sequence encodes:
- the LRRC10B gene encoding leucine-rich repeat-containing protein 10B, whose protein sequence is MGIAESTPDELPSDAEEQLRSGEQQLELSGRRLRRLPGAVCALSRLQKLYVSGTGLRELPEEIEELRELRILALDFNKLERLPDGLCRLPRLTRLYLGGNRLLALPADFAQLQSLRCLWIEGNFLRRFPRPLLRLVALQSLQMGDNRLRALPAELPRMTGLRGLWLYGNRFEEFPPALLRMGRLHILDLDRNRLGGFPDLHPLRALRVFSYDHNPVTGPPRVADTVFLVGEGAVERMAERDEPTPRPPPRRPARAFEDEEEEDLLIGGGSSRALGPPGGSLPALEAAPGLGT, encoded by the coding sequence ATGGGCATCGCCGAGTCCACGCCGGACGAGCTGCCGTCGGACGCGGAGGAGCAGCTGCGCAGCGGCGAACAGCAGCTGGAGCTGAGCGGGAGGCGGCTGCGGCGGCTGCCCGGCGCCGTGTGCGCGCTGAGCCGCCTGCAGAAGCTGTACGTGAGCGGCACGGGGCTGCGCGAGCTGCCCGAGGAGATCGAGGAGCTGCGCGAGCTGCGCATCCTGGCGCTCGACTTCAACAAACTCGAGCGCTTGCCCGACGGCCTGTGTCGCCTGCCGCGCCTCACGCGCCTCTACCTGGGCGGCAACCGGCTGCTGGCGCTGCCCGCCGACTTCGCGCAGCTGCAGAGCCTGCGCTGCCTCTGGATCGAGGGCAACTTCCTGCGGCGCTTCCCGCGGCCGCTGCTGCGCCTGGTGGCGCTGCAGTCGCTGCAGATGGGCGACAACCGGCTGCGCGCGCTGCCCGCCGAGCTGCCGCGCATGACGGGCCTGCGCGGCCTCTGGCTCTACGGCAACCGCTTCGAGGAGTTCCCGCCCGCGCTGCTGCGCATGGGCCGCCTGCACATCCTCGACCTGGACCGCAACCGCCTGGGCGGCTTCCCCGACCTGCACCCGCTGCGCGCCCTGCGCGTCTTCTCCTACGACCACAACCCGGTCACTGGGCCCCCGCGCGTCGCCGACACCGTCTTCCTCGTGGGCGAGGGCGCGGTCGAGCGCATGGCCGAGCGTGACGAGCCCACGCCCCGGCCGCCGCCCCGGCGCCCAGCTCGGGCTtttgaggatgaggaggaagaagaccTACTCATAGGGGGCGGGAGCTCCCGGGCTCTGGGGCCCCCCGGGGGCAGCCTCCCCGCCCTGGAAGCCGCCCCAGGACTGGGCACCTGA